The genomic interval ATGGCAGAGTTGGGTGGTTGCAGCTGGATCTTGTGGTCCATGAAAGCTAAACTGTTTACTGTCTGACCCCTGCATGGAGGATGGCTCCAAAGGGTCTGTCCCTCTTTCCCTAAAGCCCCACATGTAAGACAAGGCCATATAGAGTAAAACCACACACCTCTGCCCTCTCCCAGGTGCCCTGCTTACATCAAGAAGGTCTGTTTGTGGTGGGAAGAGAAGCTGCATAACTAGGGTGGTACAGAGCCCTCCCAGCATGTGGAGCTGTCCTGGGACCCGGGGAGAGGGGATGAGGGACCCTGTGTTCTCACATAATCTGGGACGTGTTTGGTCCACTTGGGGGGAGTGGATGGTGGTGCTCCAGTCACGTAAAACCGTGTAGGCATGTGTCTGTCCAGGAGAACAGCTTAGTTTAATACGATTTTGGAAATAATGCAGTACTAAGAAGGATAACAATAAAgggttttagttttatttttggagGAAAAAGTCCACCCTGTTGAGGTAGATTTTCTATTTTCAAGAGGCTGAACTGTAAATACTATTAACATGTAACTAAATGTTTAATTTGAAATCCTTAAACAGCAAGTTCATTAACGGAggtcaaatttttgtttttgtttttttttttcaacgaAAAAGTAAGCAGTAAATGCTTTCATTCTTATCCTGTGTTTTTTGATTATCTTTTTTAGACCTGAACAAATTCTGTCTCATAGTGAAGTGGCTTTGAACCCTTAGGAGACAAGAAGCAGGCTGATCTGTGCTTGGCTCAAagtctggcacatagtgggtgttTGCTCAGCTCACCTGTCTCCACCTGgacgggggtgggtggggggcttaTGCCTCTAAAAACCGTGCCACTTCCCAAGATTCCTAGATTCCTGTACTGAGGCTGTTTCTTTTAGAAGTCTGCTATTTGGTGGAAGCAATTTTGGCCATATTATAAGgtagtggggtttttttcttttaagttgggACTTTTCAGTGATAAGGGGGGTTTCTGCCAATTACTTTGGAATCTAGATTACTTATAAATTTCAGGAGggccacatttatttatttttggttttattgcTTCTTGTTTGAAATGAAGATTGGCCAAGTATATTTAGAAGTTTTTATTTTCGTTATTTGCACACTAATAGCTGGTGCCCTTTTGCAAAGTCACAGGGCCCTTGTTGACGTTAAAGAGCCCAGACACCTTTAAGGGAATGGAGCTTGTGTTGTCTTACAGGCCTAGGTGAGATTAAGCACCTGCCTTCTAGGTTGACGGCCACCCCAGGGGTGAGGGGTCCTGGAGGCATGTGGCACCAGATTCTGGTTAGCTTCCTTCTTGCTGTGCCCTTGAGGACCTTGTTTGTTTCTGTCTTGGTCGTAACGTTGCCCTTCAGCATGCTTTGGAGTTTCCAGCACTAAAACAAGCCCTGGAACTTATTAACAGCTCTGTGATGCCAGCTTCAGGTGACTTCTCTCCATCTGTCCCGGCTCTGTAACCTCATAGGCACTAGAGGGTCAAGCACCTGGCTGTTGACACAGACCTTCTTTCTCTTGGCAAATGTCTAACCACTCAGAACCTGCCCCTGCCACTTCGTGAAGTCTCAGAAGCCACCTTCGTTTGGCTAGTGGAGAAGCAGCATCacgctcttccttttccttttaggaCTCCATCCCTGTGTCCACCTCCCTCCTTGGAGACACTTCTGACACGACCTCCACTGGCCTTGCCCAGCGCTTAGGTATGTACCCGTGGCTGCTCTAAGAGCAGCCAGCTGGGAACCTCATTGCTTAATGGAACTGTGAGGCCGGTCACGGTAGAAGGAAAGAATCAGTATATTGAGAGAAAGATCAACTCATCATTGCAGGGTGACCATAGATCTTTGTGTGTTGGGTCTTCCTTAATGAGGGCACATCCGTACGCATGTGGTGCTGCCGCTGTCTCAGGGCCAGCGTGCTCCCAAGGGACTCCTGTGTCTGCCTTGGCCGCTCTCCAGGCCAGGGAGTGAAAGGTGGCTTAGCCTCCTCTTGGAAGCACACCGCTTGCTCAAGGAGAGTGAGAGCGATGCCCTCAGTGCCCAGTGGGCCGGGGCTCCTGGTAGTCTCCTGGCCTCCGGGGGTCAGGGGAGCCTGCGGAGCAGGGTACCAGCGCTGTGCCAGGGTACCCTGACAGTGGGGCGCCTCTTTCTTCTCCCCACGGTTCCCCAGTGTGCTTGGGCAGTTCAGTGTGGAGCCAGTAACGGAGCCCCTGGGTCCTGTGCTGGGGACCGCCTGTGAGTGAGGCCCAGCCTCTGATTTTGAGGAGCTTATATTTTGGTTGTGTTGACAGTTCCACCAGCCTGACCCTTGATAAGTGGGAGTTTTTATGTCAGTTCACTGTGGGGTATGCCTGTGTAAACAGCAAAGCCACACAGTGGAGGGGGTGTGGGGTGTGTGGACAGGTCATTCTAGATGCCACACTCCATTCTATGCATGAGAGAGACCACAAGGGCAGccactgttctttttcttttgtctgaagTTAGAGCAACCTGACTAACAAGTTATTCTCGTAACTGGTATTAGGATGTAActttaaatttacagaaaaattgcaaaaaagATACAAAGAATTCCTGCTTAGCCTTCCCCCAGATTCCCAGTATGtttacattgttatttttttctgatccACATGAAAGTAAGTTGAAGAGAGGATGCCCCTGCTGTCCATACTTCACTGTGAATTGGCCAGTGTGTAAGGGGTAGTACACCTACAGCAAACAGATGGCGGTGTGCCGTGCCTGGTCCGTAAAGGCGTGGGGGTGTGGATATTCTAGAGCCTGAAAACTGGGTGGGTAGCCACAGGGTGGGATAACAAAGTGGAGTAGAGAGGGGTGGTGGGAACTTGTCTGAATAAATAATTTATGTTAGTAAAGTAAGATGGGCTCAAGGGTGTCCTTGAGATGGAGGCCTAGTAGCAGTTTATATATGCACAAgttggtttttttgtgtgtgtgtatgttttaagtTCTgtgcaaattttttttaattaatggttTTCTTCCTTGTTTATGTCCATTTATAATAATATTCATAAGTTAGAACATAGTCAAAAAAATAAGTCCTCATCAATTATTAAAGTCAGACATTAATGAAGGGTCCCATCCTGCCTGCATCCGTAAAAGCCAGCAGCCTCAGCCTAGCCCAGCGACAGGCACGCACAACAGCTTGGAAGTCTGGCGTGATGTGCCTGCCCACAGCACCGAAGGGGCTGGTGATGCCCAGTGCTGAGGTCACGAAGGGGCTGTCCAGTGCGGCCATGTGTTAGGCCAGTTGTCTTGAGCTTAGGCCCGGACCCTGCAGTTGGAAATGTGCTGACTGTTGTCCTTGTCTagagggtggtgaggtgacagagGTGTTCTGAAACAGTGTCTTGTATGGAAGATGAAAGGAAGTAGCAAAGGAGATGACCTAGTGGTCTGAGTGGCCCTAGCATCATCAGAAagctttggtgggggtggggaccccCTTACTCTGTGTGGCTCTGGAGGGCAGAACTGGGTCTGCTGGGGGATGATACAGACACAGTTTTGCTCCTTGTAAGGCCCTGTCTTAGCAAGTAGAATGATTGGAATCAAAGTGGCCCCCTTGGGGATCGGGAATTGCCTGCCACTGAGCGAGGGTAGGCTGAGTAGGCTGTGACTCGGAAGGCCCCAGTGTCACCGCCTCTCAGCCACCACCTTTCTGCCTTTGATGCTGGGGCTAGCGTCCCGTCGGACGTCGTGGGGCCTCTGGAGAGCAGACGCTTGCACCTGccctgtgtgtgtggtggggccaCGGGAGCAGCCTGGCCCTGGGTGGCCAGTGTTTAACTGTTTGAGGCTCACTGCCAGACTCTCCTTCAGGATATTGTCTTTCAGGTTCTGGGCATGTGCTTGAATTTTTAGTTGGAACAGTATAACTCAACTACTATTGGTTCTGTAGAAAGGGGCTAAAACTACATTCAACATTGAATTGAAAGTTACACATGTTGTAACTGTATTTGTGTGTATCTATATGTAAGTGCCCAGAAAGGTAGAAATGTAGGATTATCTTTGGGAGAGGAGTGGAATTGGTAGAGAGGGTGGTACAAAGgagaatgttaatattttaaataacattatctgtatttttaaaaagtaaaaaaacaaaccaactctacagcaGTGGTTCCCAAACGCCCTGTTGCATTCCCTCAATGGCTTGTAAACATAGATTGCTGCCCCCACCCAGGCTTTCTGATTCAATtggtctgggtggggcctgagaatctgcatctctgacaagttcccaggtgctgctgctgaTGTGGGGATTGCACTTGAAGAACCACTGTTTAGAGAGTAGCAGAGGCCATGTGACCTCACAGTCTGCCCTGGCAGCAGCTGCCTTTGAAGAGTCATAGAAATGAGCACTTTCTGCCCTCACTACAACCCTCGCTAATGCTTTTTCCAAGCATTTCTCAGCTCAGGTGTGGGGCTCGTGGAACCTCCAGCTATTTCTATCATGGCTGTGTcaatgtcttttctctttttagccAGGAAGACCAACAAACAGGTGTTTGTCAGCTATAACCTTCAAAACACAGACAGTAACTTCGCATTGCTTGTAGAAAACAGGATCAAGGAAGAAATGGAGGCTTTTCCAGAGAAGTTCTAGCCGAGTGGCAGAAGTGAGGATTTGTAACTTATGTATaatatatgtttaaataaatgGATTGAATTTTACTGTTTGTCATGAGACTAATgggtttccattttatttctaaaggGTTAATCTTACCTCCCCAGAGTGTGGGCAGAAAGGCTGTAATTGATCAGCTTTGAGgacagagaaaagcaaaatggACAGTAATGTTTCCTCATGTGATTGCtcagaaatagagaaaaggaattaaaatggGGTTTTGTTGGATTGAAGGGGGCTAATCTAATAATCCAAGGAAGAGTTGGGTTATTCATGACCCTGTTAGGAGTTCCCAGTTAGAGTTAAGGTGTTGAATCTTTATAAAACAGGCGCAGGTtaactcctcttcttcctctggccTGGCCCTTCCCACTGGGTGTCTCTGGGGCCCCAGGCCCTGTGCTCCGCCCCGCTCACTCCCATGGTGGAGTCTCCAACTTCTCTGGGCCCTTTTCTCACCGATAAAGTGGGAGTAATCTCAACCTTGCTGGGTCATTGTTAGGACTAAATATGCAGAAATGCTTTACAAACTGTGCCATGGCAATTAAGATGCTAATTAGGGCTTTACTTCATTTTCATGGACCCAGATGTTTCAGATCTTCCTTGCTTCCTATTAgtgtcttctttccttctcttttctcccaAGTCCATGTACCtgttttggtcacttttagtcctTAGCCTTTTACTGCCTGCCTCTTGGAGTGGAGTCCAGTGTTGTTAGCCACACATTGTCCTTCACACTCTTTCCAAAGCCAGTGCTCCCTGGGTCAGTGGCTTCACATTCAAAGGGCTGAGGGAGCTGTCACAGATTGCTGGAGCCTGGCTTTTCCCCAGAGACTCAGATGGCCAGGGACCCAGGCTTTGGCGGCTTGAAAAGCTCCCCAGGTGCTTTGCAGCACAGGCAAGGTTGAGGACCACTGGCAAAGAACTCTAGAATCTCCTGGGTCCGTCAGGAGGCTTTCTGTCACTAGAGGCAGATAGTTTAGGGCCCTGAAACACGTTTCATTCAGTGGCAATAGTCTCACACTGAGCCAGTGGTAGGCAACCAGGGGTGGAGCACTTTGGCCAGGACAAAGGCACTTTGGGGGAGTAAGTGTGGGGGGCTAGGTGCTGCCCTTCTTTGTGGATTTCGTGTGCTAACCTTCAAAGCCTTGGCCAGCATACAGTGGGCATCTCTAGGAAGAGTACATAACAAAATCAGGGCTATGGAGAGAAGAGTTTGATATAAATactttattaaagaaataatctTTTCTTGTTAAAAAATACTACATTAGAGAAGAGGGTTTTGGGTTATCAGCCTTTCCTCACAGAATCACAGTGTAAAGTAGTCATTTCTTGACCTCTCTAAGAACCTTCAGGCCACTGGTTAGCAGGACATCAATACACAAGAGAAAAGAACTCTTTAAATTTACTGGTGGCCGCCCATTTTTCAGGTAGTCTTGATAACAGCCCTGAATAAACAGTTGGTTCAAtcgatctctgcctctgcctgcctTCAGGACTAGGACTTTGTGGGCAGAGTGGGAGGGCACCCACTCTGTGCTCGGGTGGGAGTGAAGACTCAGTTACAGGGGTGCTGAAGTAGGGACACTGAGGTCTGCATGAGCAAGCAGGGTGTTTATTACCTGCAGTCAGCGACACCCCTTCATTGCTTACCACCAGGTGAGGGGGGAAGACATTCCAGAGGACATTTGTTAATGGggcaacatttttatttctttacatttacATACAAATTTCCCCCGAAGGTACAACAGATGTGACATCATGCAGACATTTAGCTTTGAACGAATAGTTTGGAACTCAATTTGGGCTTGTGCTGTGAGTGAGCACCTCCAGAGTAATCCCGGTCAGCAGGTACAGTAACACGGTTCTTACAGAGACCTCAGAGTTGGGGTTTGCAGAAAGGACCGAGTGAGGGAAGTACTCCCCACTAGGCATGACGCACTGTACTGCTTTCCCAAAGCACACGATACATTAAAGTGAGGTGTCCTTTAAGAGACAGGGTTGAAGTGTGGACCTTTCCCGGCATGCGTGTGCCCTGCGCCACCTCGGGGCTGGGTGGTGTGCTTGTCGCATGATTCACATAATGGCACTTCAGTCATTTCTTGTTTGGCTCTAGGAGGTGGTAATGTTTGAGTGCAGTACCTcctttacaaggtttatttttgctttgctttcagtCTTGTGGCCAAACCAACTTACCAGGCCCCTTCCTGTAGTTGCAAGTGACtatattcttaaaaaataatgtttaagaCTCTTTCCTGTCTGTCTTGGGTGCTAATATTTAGGGTTTTTGATGAGAGTTATTACTGACTTctggaaaagaacaaaatgagGAGATGTCCAGCCCTGTCTCAGGTGTTCACATTTGTGCATAACTTACTGAGAGGAGATCACAGCTCCCTGATAGTTAGGATCGCAGGCCACAGGAGTGGTGGTGAGAGGAGTTGGAGGGCATGCCGTGGGTTGTTTCCCAGGCAGCAGGAGGGCTCGGGGGTGGAGGGCAGACTTGAAGTGGCAGGTGCCTGAGAAGTGTTTCCCTACTAACCACGAAGGAAGCAGGAACGAGGAGTCCAAGCACAACCAGTGGGTGCCAGGGAGCGGGTGGCTGCCCCCCCACAGAGCTGATCAGGTGGGCCCTTCTGCCTTGCTCTCTTGGTATGAGATCTCTTGGTGCTCGGCCCACAGGGAAGTCTTTCTGCTTGGGCTGCATTCATAAAGGTGttcctcaggagcttcagacatcCCTAAGCTGGGCCCGCGGCCACAGGGGAGCAGAGCTGTCGGGCCTCTGCCCAGGGACATCACCTGTGATTGTTAGCAAGTCAGCCTCCTTCACACCTGCTAGACCTTGGTCCTAGGTGCCCAGTCCGCACAGCCAGCTTCTAGTCATCGAGTTGGTCCTGACTGCTGAGGTGACAGTGCTGACTGCCGTCCGTCTCCCCTGGACCAGTGTTTTTTGTTGCCACTAAGATGGAGATAGAGACCCTGGAGCAGGGGTCTGTGTCTGCGTCGTGTCTCGCCTCTGCCCCCCTAGAGATCCCTGGCAGCACTCCAAAGCTTCCACTTATTAGTTAAGGAAGGCCCATACAGCCAGGACACCCGCAGGTCCTTCCTAGCACAGTAAGTGGACAGCAGGCGCCCCAGTGCTGGGGGATGGATGCAGACACAATGGCCAGGGGCCTAGCCAGATCCTTCCTACCTTCCCCTCTGCCCAGAGGCCTGGCTGCTGCATATGTTGAGTCTTGGACTTAACGATCTTGTTACCACGTGGCTTTGTAGCGAGTATGCTAAAAAGGCAAAAGGTATCTCACAAGTTTGGCACGTGAAGGTTGCACAGATGTAAAGAAAGGCCTTTTTAAAATTAACGTGAATGCAGACTAACATTGAAATAAGGAACAAAAGTGACTTCAAAGAGACACAGGAAGGTGAGCATAAGCCAGGCCGGGAGCAGGGCTGGGGATAGCCGGGCCAGAGAGCCTTCCTGCCTGGGCAGCTGGTCCCTGAAGAAGGCCGGAGAGCCCAGGCCTGGGAGTTTGCTCACTTCCCTGCAATGTTTTTATCAAGTCAGTGGACTCCTATGTCTACCAGTTTTGGAGAGTGGTGTGCAGAGACAGAAACAGCCCAGGTGGAGAGCTGGAGGGGGTGAAAGACCCCATCAACCTCCCTTCTGGCCCTTTGAGTTCAAGCAGTCGTCAGCTGAAAGTCATCCAACTGCTTAACCAGACCCGAAACTACAGTTTTCTGGGAAGAACTCAGCCCGCTGCAAGGACATACGTCAGGAAATGGGGAGGTGGGCAATTCCAGAAAGAAGTCAGGCTGCCCCGACACTCAGGTGCTTGTGTTGCCACAAGGCAGTGGCTACCCGCACCGGTGAAGCATGTTTCTCAGCGGCCCCCTGATTTCCCATGAAACACCCCTCACACAGGTAGGGAAAGCCCGACATGAAAAGGCAGGAGGACACTGTCACTGGGAGGAGACGAAGTGGCCATGTTTTCAATAGTGCTGGCAAAAAAGCTGACCAAAAGAGGGAGCATTTCTGCTGGAGCTGAACTGGGAAGGATATACCCGCACACATCTCCC from Manis pentadactyla isolate mManPen7 chromosome 16, mManPen7.hap1, whole genome shotgun sequence carries:
- the PSMG4 gene encoding proteasome assembly chaperone 4; protein product: MQKPPPAAGGEVSLHNFSARLWEQLVHFHVMRLTDSLFLWVGATPHFRNLAVAMCSRYDSIPVSTSLLGDTSDTTSTGLAQRLARKTNKQVFVSYNLQNTDSNFALLVENRIKEEMEAFPEKF